AAAACTAATATATAACTATTAAACGATTTAGCTGATCTCAATAAATCTAACATTGCTATTGATTTTATAATCATATTCATATAATAAATACATATGGAAAGTAAAGGCTTATTTCTAACGGAAGAAAAAAAAGGTGTTGTAATTATATATCCACCTTCTAGGTTAGATGCAAGTGTTTCAAATGAACTAAAAGAAATTATTGCTAATTATATCTCACGTAATATATATAAATTGATAATAGATTTTAAAAACACTAAACTTATAGACTCAAGTGGTCTTGGAGCTATTGTCTCTAAGATATCAGTGTGTAGAACACACAATGGTGATGTCAGATTGTGTAATATTTCTGATAACATTAAAGAAGTTTTAAGTATAACCCACTTAGATAAAATTCTAAAAATATATAATTCACAAACTGAGTGTTTAAGCAGTTTTACTAATAATGTATAAACCAAAATATTTCTTAGATTTTCCCAATTATAGAAAAAAAATTCCTGAAATCTCTCCAAAAATAGTAAATAAAATGATTAATTATCTATCAATATTATATGGTAGTAAAATTGCAAATAAATATATATATGAACTCATTAGGCTTTTAAAGGTACACTTTGCATATAAAAGCGATGAATTAGAAGAATTTGA
This Deferribacterota bacterium DNA region includes the following protein-coding sequences:
- a CDS encoding STAS domain-containing protein, with translation MESKGLFLTEEKKGVVIIYPPSRLDASVSNELKEIIANYISRNIYKLIIDFKNTKLIDSSGLGAIVSKISVCRTHNGDVRLCNISDNIKEVLSITHLDKILKIYNSQTECLSSFTNNV